CAAGAGCGACAAGCCCGTCCTGCTCGACTTCTGGGCCGAGTGGTGCCCGCCGTGCAAGATGATCGGCCCGCACATCGACAACTTCGCCAAGGAGTACGCCGAGACCGTCAAGATCGGCAAGGTCGACGTCGACTCCAATCAGTCGCTCGCCCAGCGCTACGGCATCAGCGCCATTCCGACACTCATCATGTTCAAGGACGGCGAGGCCGTTCAGACGATCCAGGGCGCGGACCTCAACAAGATCAAGGAAGCGCTCGACGCGGCCTGAGGCCGTGACACTGCTTGTCCATGACCGTCCTGCGTGTCATCGCGACCCACACGTTCCGCGAGGCGGTGACGCAGCCGCTGTTTCCATTGCTCCTCGTCGCCGGTTCAGCGGTGCTGGGGCTCTACGGGCTGCTGCCCTTCTTCACGCTCGGTGAGGACGTGGTCATGTACAAGGCCGTCGGGCTGGACGTGGTCATCGCGATTGCACTCATCATCGGCGTCATCGCGGCAGGCCGGACCGTCCACGACGAGATCGAAGACCGGACGATGCTCACGTTGATGAGCAAGCCCGTCGGCCGGGGCGAGGCACTCGTCGGCAAGTTCCTCGGCCTCTTCGCCGCCGTCGGGCTCGCGGTGCTCACACTCGGCATCGTGATGGCCGTGCTGACGTGGCGTCGCATTCCCGGCGATTTCAACCTTCCGCCCGATCCGATCCTGACAACGCAGATCACG
This DNA window, taken from Planctomycetota bacterium, encodes the following:
- the trxA gene encoding thioredoxin; the protein is MAEHAAEITEANFDDEVIKSDKPVLLDFWAEWCPPCKMIGPHIDNFAKEYAETVKIGKVDVDSNQSLAQRYGISAIPTLIMFKDGEAVQTIQGADLNKIKEALDAA
- a CDS encoding ABC transporter permease; this translates as MTVLRVIATHTFREAVTQPLFPLLLVAGSAVLGLYGLLPFFTLGEDVVMYKAVGLDVVIAIALIIGVIAAGRTVHDEIEDRTMLTLMSKPVGRGEALVGKFLGLFAAVGLAVLTLGIVMAVLTWRRIPGDFNLPPDPILTTQITQLGDLRSMHLAGLWPQLVLAWLQVGTLVAIGVALSTRFGIALTLPATLLLYVAGNLTAYLDIAFTSGSW